The DNA region GCGATCCGGTGCGGCAGGCGATCGTCGCTCGCAGCACAACGGGCGCTAGCCAGACAATGCGAGCATCGATGACCAGCAGACGTGTCCGGCGCGAGCGCGACGATCTTCAGTCCATCCCGGGTGTGGGACCGAGCCTCGCGCAGGACCTGCGCGATCTCGGCATCCAGCACGTGGCCGACCTGCGAGGCCAGGATCCGGAGCGCCTCTACGCGCGGCTGATCGCCGAGCGTGGCGTCCACCAGGACCGGTGCGTGCTCTACGTCTTCCGCTGCGCGGTCTACTTCGCCGAGACCCCACAGCCAGATCCGGAGCGGCTGAAGTGGTGGAACTGGAAGGATGCGCAGCCGGTGGCAGCAGCGCGCCGCAACCGGAAGGCCAGATCCAGCGTCACCCGCTAGCTGACGTGGCGTTGCAGCTGGCCGAGCGACCGAGCATCAGCTTCTCCCTCTCGGCGCCCCATGCCCGGCTCGGCGCCTGTGTGCGCGCTCGGCTAGCATCTCGGCAGCTGAACCTGGGCGTTCGGCCGCAACCAACCCCGGCGATCGGACTGCAGCCGACGACGTAGGTCGTCTTGGAGAGTCCTCGTGAAACAACCGCCGATCATCGCCGCGCTCGTGCTGACGACCGGCTCATGCGCTCTCGCGCAGCACCGGAGCGCACGGTCAGGTGCTACGGCGAGCACCGCGCAGGCGGTTCAGCAGCAAGACCTGGAACGGATTCATGCGCAGATCACCGCCGACA from Roseisolibacter agri includes:
- a CDS encoding helix-hairpin-helix domain-containing protein, which gives rise to MTSRRVRRERDDLQSIPGVGPSLAQDLRDLGIQHVADLRGQDPERLYARLIAERGVHQDRCVLYVFRCAVYFAETPQPDPERLKWWNWKDAQPVAAARRNRKARSSVTR